One region of Mangifera indica cultivar Alphonso chromosome 3, CATAS_Mindica_2.1, whole genome shotgun sequence genomic DNA includes:
- the LOC123212232 gene encoding serine/threonine-protein kinase BSK7-like, producing MGCESSKLSVCCWCPEVGGAVPEGHNDENEETDEVDNVPVFCEYSVETLKMATSGFAVENIVSEHGEKAPNVVYKGKLENHRRIAVKRFNRSAWPDARQFLEEAKAVGQLRNHRLANLLGCCCEGDERLLVTEYMPNDTLAKHLFHWETQPMQWAMRLRVALHLAQALEYCTNKGRALYHDLNAYRIVFDDDGNPRLSCFGLMKNSRDGRSYSTNLAFTPPEYLRTGRVTPESVMYSFGTLLLDLLSGKHIPPSHALDLIRDRNIQTLTDSCLEGQFSHDEGTELVRLASRCLQYEPRERPNPRSLVAALVPLQKDTEVPSHILMGIQHGAAALPLSPLGEACLRMDLTAIHEILEKLGYKDDEGAASELSFQMWTNQMQETLNSKKKGDVAFKHRDFRAAIECYAQFIDVGTMVSATVFARRSLSYLMSDMPQEALSDALQTQAISPVWHIAAYLQAAALFALGRENEAQTALREGSIHENRRNTNA from the exons ATGGGCTGCGAGAGTTCAAAGCTCTCAGTGTGCTGTTGGTGTCCAGAGGTTGGCGGAGCAGTGCCTGAAGGTCACAATGATG AAAATGAGGAGACGGATGAAGTTGATAATGTGCCAGTGTTTTGTGAGTACTCTGTTGAGACGCTTAAGATGGCCACATCTGGATTTGCTGTAGAAAATATAGTTTCTGAGCATGGAGAAAAAGCTCCAAATGTGGTTTACAAGGGCAAGTTGGAAAATCATAGGCGGATTGCTGTTAAACGGTTTAATAGGTCCGCATGGCCTGATGCTCGACAGTTTTTG GAAGAAGCAAAAGCTGTTGGTCAGCTTCGAAACCATAGGTTGGCAAATTTACTTGGTTGCTGCTGTGAGGGTGATGAAAGATTACTTGTTACCGAATATATGCCTAATGATACACTAGCAAAGCACTTATTTCATT GGGAAACACAACCTATGCAATGGGCTATGCGTCTAAGGGTGGCTTTACATCTTGCTCAAGCTCTAGAATATTGTACCAACAAAGGGCGTGCCCTATATCATGACCTAAATGCTTATAGGATTGTTTTCGATGAT GATGGCAACCCTAGACTCTCATGCTTTGGTCTGATGAAGAACAGTAGAGATGGAAGAAGTTATAGTACAAACTTGGCGTTTACTCCCCCTGAGTACCTGCGAACGG GAAGAGTAACTCCAGAAAGTGTGATGTACAGTTTTGGCACCCTTTTGCTTGACCTTCTCAGTGGAAAACATATTCCTCCTAGTCAC GCATTGGACCTAATACGGGACAGGAACATTCAGACACTGACAGATTCTTGTTTGGAAGGCCAATTTTCTCATGATGAAGGAACTGAATTAGTGCGTTTGGCCTCAAGATGTTTACAGTATGAGCCCCGAGAACGGCCAAATCCAAGGTCATTAGTTGCTGCTTTGGTTCCTCTTCAGAAGGATACTGAG GTTCCTTCTCACATCCTGATGGGTATACAACATGGTGCTGCAGCTTTACCACTATCACCACTGGGTGAAGCTTGCTTAAGAATGGATTTGACTGCCATTCATGAAATCTTGGAAAAGCTTGGATACAAAGATGACGAGGGTGCTGCTTCAGAG CTTTCTTTCCAGATGTGGACCAACCAAATGCAGGAAAcattaaattcaaagaaaaaggGTGATGTTGCTTTTAAGCACAGAGATTTCAGAGCCGCCATTGAATGCTATGCACAG TTCATTGATGTTGGAACAATGGTATCCGCCACAGTTTTCGCACGTCGTAgtctgtcttatctgatgagtGACATGCCACAGGAAGCCCTCAGTGATGCATTACAAACCCAAGCAATATCTCCTGTTTGGCATATCGCAGCATACTTACAAGCTGCTGCTCTTTTTGCTTTGGGAAGGGAAAATGAGGCACAAACAGCTCTTAGAGAGGGTTCTATCCATGAAAATAGAAGGAATACAAATgcttga
- the LOC123210156 gene encoding 60S ribosomal protein L34: MVQRLTYRKRHSYATKSNQHRVVKTPGGKLVYQTTKKRASGPKCPVTGKRIQGIPHLRPAEYKRSRLSRTRRTVNRPYGGVLSGTAVRERIIRAFLVEEQKIVKKVLKIQKAKEKLASRS, from the exons atggtCCAGCGTCTCACTTATCGGAAGCGTCACAGTTACGCCACCAAGTCCAACCAGCACCGGGTTGTCAAAACCCCTG GTGGGAAGCTTGTGTACCAGACCACTAAGAAGAGAGCAAGTGGACCTAAATGCCCTGTTACTGGGAAAAGGATCCAAGGG ATTCCTCACTTGAGACCTGCTGAATATAAAAGGTCTAGACTATCTCGGACTAGGAGGACTGTTAACCGTCCCTATGGTGGTGTCTTATCAGGAACTGCCGTCAGGGAGAG AATTATCCGAGCCTTTTTGGTGGAAGAGCAAAAGATTGTGAAGAAGGTTTTGAAGATTcaaaaggcaaaagaaaagCTGGCATCAAGAAGTTAA
- the LOC123210157 gene encoding glutathione S-transferase U9-like, which produces MIHLIWYAREACNELAGSHSKIWSALYHISSKKLKNNNNNLICMKFYPTQFNPLSCERGTLFSRLFFIDKSYTYPLDPFPSNWAFRSTCSLLSCLVHKLSTYISIFKHFIIQPHNGKPLAESSIILEYIDQTWNHAPRFPPEDSYKRAQIQFWAGFIQQQLFELLGRQLSTDGEAQEKTSEEAFEKINLLEKGMKEYFSDVVPDVDEQNFEFLDILVCSVFCVQNVCEEVHGVKVLDPKRNPFLLSRVGLKG; this is translated from the exons ATGATTCATTTAATTTGGTACGCGCGGGAAGCCTGCAACGAATTGGCCGGATCACATAGTAAGATTTGGTCGGCTTTATATCATATaagttcaaaaaaattaaaaaataataataataacctaATATGCATGAAGTTCTATCCAACTCAATTTAACCCTTTGTCATGCGAAAGAGGCACGTTGTTCTCTAGGCTATTCTTCATTGATAAGAGTTATACATACCCCTTGGATCCTTTTCCCAGTAACTGGGCATTTAGGTCCACTTGCTCTCTTCTTAGTTGTCTAGTACACAAGCTTTCCACCtacatttcaattttcaaacattttataATTCAGCCTCACAATGGAAAACCCTTAGCCGAGTCTAGTATAATCCTGGAATACATTGACCAGACCTGGAATCATGCCCCTCGATTCCCGCCAGAAGATTCCTACAAAAGAGCTCAAATTCAATTCTGGGCTGGTTTTATCCAGCAACAG TTGTTTGAGCTTCTTGGTAGACAGCTCAGTACAGATGGGGAAGCACAAGAAAAGACAAGTGAAGAAGCCTTTGAGAAAATTAACTTGTTGGAAAAAGGAATGAAAGAATATTTTTCTGATGTGGTTCCAGATGTTGATGAacagaattttgaatttttagacaTTTTGGTGTGTTCGGTGTTCTGTGTTCAAAATGTTTGTGAAGAAGTCCATGGTGTAAAAGTATTGGATCCGAAGAGAAACCCCTTTCTGCTTTCAAGGGTTGGCTTGAAAGGTTGA
- the LOC123210155 gene encoding pentatricopeptide repeat-containing protein At1g74600, chloroplastic, producing the protein MNHLICKNRLNKVSLSFGKLKSSLAVIDNSPSVITSQREPDVTAFDPFRFFSHLAKTKRYTIRDAKIIHAHLLRSGLLQTNVFHFNFLLDCYCKSSSMVKALKLFDTTPKLNVISWNIMISGYNNVSLLEDSRRFFCRMLSLGFEPDEITYGSVLSACSALQATSFGMQVYSLAIKNGFYTSGYVRAGMIDLFAKNFTFEDALRVFGDVSCENVVVWNSIISGAVRNGDYWIALDLFRQMGHRSLVPNSYTFSSVLSACAMLRELEIGKEIQGKLIKCGANDVFLGTAVVDLYAKCGDPDDAKKEFWRMPIRNVVSWTAIISGFVQKGDSFLALKFFKEMRKTSVEINIYTVTSVITACAKPCMLKEGEEIHSWILKTGFYMDPVVIAALINMYSKIGCTGLSEKVFAEMEDRVSPSIWTVMISSFALNQSSQKAIELLQRMLWEGLKPDEFCISSVLSVIDSLDLGKQIHCCALKAALINDLSVGCSLLTMYSKCGNLEDSYKVFELIPIRDNALWASMIVGCSEHGFVQLAFQLFREMLVEEIMPDQITLSAILKACFSLPYLKMGKEIHGYVLRAGIDKTLIGGALVSMYSKCSALKSARRVLDILPLKDKVSCASLISGYAENGLIEDAVFLFYEMLTSDLAVDSFMLSSVLRAISFSYKSGLGTQLHGYIMKLGLDSEISVGSSLVTMYSKSGSVEDCCKAFQQIDEPDLIAWTALITSYAQNGKGAEALRIFEFMKNKGIRPDSVTFVGVLSSCSHNGLVEEGYFHFNSMAKDYGIKPNNHHYACMVDLLGRSGRLKEAEKFIKNMPIEPDALVWGTLLAACKVHGDIELGRLAAENVMKLDPCDAGAYVSLSNICAEVGQWEDVLKVRSQMRGTGVEKEPGWSLT; encoded by the coding sequence ATGAATCATCTCATCTGTAAAAACAGACTAAACAAAGTCTCTCTTTCCTTTGGAAAGCTAAAATCTTCTCTCGCTGTTATCGACAACAGCCCATCAGTAATCACTAGTCAACGTGAACCAGATGTCACCGCTTTTGACCCATTTCGTTTCTTCAGTCATCTCGCTAAAACAAAACGCTACACCATCAGAGACGCTAAAATTATACATGCCCATTTGCTTAGATCAGGTTTACTGCAGACcaatgtttttcatttcaattttttgctTGATTGTTACTGTAAATCATCTTCTATGGTTAAGGCACTCAAGTTGTTCGATACAACTCCTAAATTAAACGTTATTTCTTGGAATATTATGATTTCTGGTTACAACAATGTTTCTTTATTGGAGGATTCTCGGAGGTTCTTTTGTAGGATGCTTTCATTGGGATTTGAACCTGATGAGATCACCTATGGCAGTGTTCTTTCTGCTTGTTCCGCATTGCAAGCTACTTCGTTTGGCATGCAAGTTTATTCCTTAGCAATTAAAAATGGGTTCTATACAAGTGGCTATGTTCGGGCTGGAATGATAGATTTGTTTGCGAAGAATTTTACTTTTGAGGATGCTTTGAGGGTATTTGGTGATGTTTCATGTGAGAATGTGGTTGTTTGGAATTCTATTATATCTGGGGCTGTGAGGAATGGAGATTACTGGATTGCATTGGATCTGTTTCGCCAAATGGGTCATAGGTCTCTGGTTCCAAATAGTTATACATTTTCAAGTGTTTTGTCGGCTTGTGCTATGCTAAGGGAACTTGAGATTGGGAAAGAAATTCAAGGGAAGTTGATCAAGTGTGGTGCAAACGATGTTTTTCTGGGGACTGCTGTTGTTGACTTGTATGCTAAATGTGGAGATCCAGATGATGCTAAGAAAGAATTCTGGCGGATGCCAATCCGAAATGTGGTTTCTTGGACTGCTATCATTTCTGGCTTTGTGCAGAAGGGAGATTCTTTCCTTGccctcaaattttttaaagaaatgagGAAAACAAGCGTGGAAATTAACATCTATACAGTTACAAGTGTCATTACCGCCTGCGCAAAACCATGTATGTTGAAAGAGGGAGAAGAGATACATTCATGGATTCTAAAAACTGGGTTCTATATGGATCCAGTGGTAATTGCTGCACTAATCAATATGTACTCAAAAATAGGGTGTACTGGTTTATCTGAGAAGGTTTTTGCAGAGATGGAAGATAGAGTGAGTCCAAGTATATGGACTGTTATGATATCTTCTTTTGCTCTGAATCAGAGCTCTCAAAAGGCAATTGAATTGCTACAAAGAATGTTATGGGAAGGTCTGAAACCTGATGAGTTTTGTATTTCTAGTGTTTTAAGTGTTATAGACTCTTTAGATTTGGGGAAACAAATCCACTGCTGTGCTCTTAAAGCTGCATTGATTAATGATCTTTCTGTTGGTTGTTCTCTTTTGACAATGTACTCTAAGTGTGGCAATTTGGAGGACTCTTATAAAGTGTTTGAGCTAATTCCTATCAGAGACAATGCTTTATGGGCCTCAATGATTGTTGGATGTTCAGAACATGGCTTTGTACAATTAGCTTTTCAATTATTCAGGGAAATGCTAGTTGAAGAAATTATGCCCGATCAAATTACTCTCTCTGCAATCCTTAAAGCTTGCTTTTCTCTTCCTTATCTGAAAATGGGTAAGGAAATTCATGGGTATGTTCTTCGTGCTGGAATTGACAAAACACTTATCGGTGGTGCACTTGTAAGCATGTACTCAAAGTGCAGTGCACTAAAATCAGCTAGGAGGGTACTTGACATTCTACCTCTAAAAGATAAGGTTTCATGTGCTTCATTAATTTCAGGATATGCCGAAAATGGCTTAATTGAAGATGCAGTCTTCTTGTTCTATGAAATGCTGACGTCTGATTTAGCAGTTGACTCCTTCATGCTTTCATCTGTTCTAAGAGCTATTTCTTTCTCATACAAATCAGGCCTTGGGACTCAACTGCATGGCTACATCATGAAATTGGGTTTAGACTCTGAAATTTCTGTTGGAAGTTCGCTTGTTACAATGTATTCAAAATCTGGAAGTGTTGAAGATTGCTGTAAAGCATTCCAACAGATTGATGAACCTGACCTAATCGCTTGGACAGCTTTGATAACAAGCTATGCTCAAAATGGAAAAGGGGCAGAGGCTTTGAGAATCTTTGagtttatgaaaaataaaggaATCAGACCTGATTCAGTGACCTTTGTTGGGGTTTTATCCTCTTGTAGCCATAATGGTTTGGTTGAGGAAGGATATTTCCATTTTAATTCAATGGCCAAAGACTATGGAATCAAGCCTAATAACCATCACTATGCTTGTATGGTTGATCTTCTTGGTCGCTCTGGGAGATTAAAAGAGGCTGAGAAGTTCATAAAAAACATGCCCATAGAACCTGATGCTTTGGTATGGGGAACATTGCTTGCTGCTTGTAAAGTGCATGGAGATATTGAACTTGGAAGGCTAGCAGCTGAGAATGTTATGAAGTTGGATCCATGTGATGCTGGAGCTTATGTTTCCTTGTCAAATATCTGTGCAGAAGTTGGCCAATGGGAAGACGTCCTAAAAGTCAGGAGCCAGATGAGGGGAACTGGAGTTGAAAAGGAACCTGGTTGGAGTCTTACGTGA
- the LOC123210359 gene encoding activating signal cointegrator 1-like — METAGQWLEEALVDLCKRVKTGLDLDREIISGLVSYCEFAQPLDAKEYLDNIIGQEVGKSVIEEYLRRRGHSELGSSTAGVPSSNLHAYVKPRSDEGSVSGSKKSSKTSKEVTGPSYQAQPKTVMASSYQVEPKKSAMPSYSENRVSTESSESRTVNKGNQTNNKKKKAGKVISLAEAAKGSIVFQQGKPCSCQARQHRLVSNCLSCGKIVCEQEGEGPCQFCGALVLKEGSTYAGLEESFAPPLSDAEAAAEAFAKRLVEYDRNSAARTTVIDDQSDYYEIEGNSWLSKEEKELLKKKQEEIEEAEQANRNKVVVTFDLVGRKVLINKDEVSVLELENSILLRPPDEREVNRIKPNPTLTVQPVFIDPGLSKKPDKGKQTNRRLPNGLHLEITGRVQHDNNELKHFMIDNAS, encoded by the exons ATGGAGACAGCGGGACAATGGTTAGAGGAAGCACTGGTGGATTTATGCAAGAGAGTAAAGACTGGATTGGATTTGGACCGGGAGATAATTTCGGGTTTAGTCTCATATTGTGAATTCGCTCAACCACTCGATGCCAAGGAGTACCTCGAC AATATTATTGGTCAAGAAGTGGGCAAAAGTGTGATTGAGGAGTATCTTCGACGCAGAGGTCACTCAGAGCTTGGCAGCAGCACTGCTGGTGTTCCAAGTTCAAATTTGCACGCCTATGTTAAGCCACGCTCAGATGAAGGATCTGTTAGTGGATCCAAGAAATCATCTAAAACTTCTAAAGAGGTTACAGGCCCCAGTTATCAGGCTCAACCTAAAACAGTCATGGCCTCAAGTTATCAAGTTGAACCTAAAAAAAGTGCTATGCCCAGTTATTCTGAGAACCGGGTCTCAACTGAGAGCAGTGAGTCAAGAACTGTGAATAAAGGGAACCAAACtaacaacaaaaagaagaaagctgGAAAAGTTATTTCTCTTGCTGAGGCTGCTAAAGGGTCAATTGTATTCCAACAGGGAAAGCCATGCTCTTGTCAAGCACGTCAGCACAGATTGGTCAGCAATTGTTTGTCATGTGGCAAGATAGTTTGTGAACAAGAGGGGGAGGGACCTTGCCAGTTTTGTGGTGCCCTTGTGCTAAAGGAAGGAAGTACATATGCTGGTCTGGAAGAAAGTTTTGCTCCCCCACTGTCAGATGCTGAAGCAGCAGCTGAGGCTTTTGCTAAACGGCTTGTTGAATATGACCGAAACTCTGCAGCTCGTACAACGGTTATTGATGACCAAAGTGACTACTATGAGATTGAGGGAAATAGCTGGCTTTCTAAGGAG GAAAAGGAACTTTTAAAGAAGAAACAGGAGGAGATTGAGGAAGCTGAACAGGCCAATCGAAATAAAGTAGTTGTGACTTTTGATTTGGTTGGTCGCAag GTCTTGATTAATAAAGATGAAGTTTCTGTGCTGGAATTGGAAAACAGCATACTGCTGCGGCCACCAGATGAAAGAGAAGTGAATCGAATTAAACCAAATCCAACTCTTACAGTACAACCAGTCTTTATAGATCCAGGCCTTAGTAAGAAACCTGATAAGGGGAAACAAACAAATCGACGTCTTCCCAACGGCTTACACTTGGAGATAACTGGGAGGGTGCAGCATGATAACAATGAGTTGAAGCATTTTATGATTGATAATGCCTCATAG